GCGGCCGGCGCAGCGCCACGGTCCCGCCGCGCCGCCCGCTCAGCCACTGGGCGAGCAGCGCCTCGTCCGCGGCGGGGAAGGCCGCCGGCAGGAGGATCTCCGCGGGCGGCTGCTGCACGCGGTGGTAGTACTGCTGGAAGAAGGCGCTCAGCACCGCAGCGTCGCTCTCCCCCTCGCGGGTGCGGAAGTGGAAGGTCTCGGCGCCGAGCAGGCGCCCCTCGCGCAGGCGCAGGACGACGCCGCAGCTGTCCTCGCGGTCGCGAGCGAGCGCGAGGGCGTCGCGGTCGCCCTCGCCGTAGACCTGCGTGCGCTGGCGGTGGCTGAGGCGGTCGATCGCCTGCAGCTGGTCGCGCAGGCGCGCTGCCTGTTCGTAGCGCCGCCCCGTCGCGGCGCGCTCCATCTCGCCCGCGAGCAGTTCCCGCAGCTGCGCCGCCCGCCCCGTCAGGTACAGGCGCAGCTTCTCGACGCCCTCGCGGTACGCGGCCACGCTCTGCCGACCCGTGCAGGGGGCCTGGCAGCGCCCGATGTGGTAGTAGAGACACTCGCGCGTGAGACTCGCCGCCGGCAGGTCGCCCGGGCAGTCGCGAATGGGGAAGAGACTCTTGAGCACGCGCAGGGTCTGGCGGATGGCGCCGACGTCCGTGTAGGGCCCCAGGTAGAGGCTGCCGCCCTCCTCCATCTGTCGCGTGAGAAAGACGCGCGGCAGCTCCTCCTCCAGCGTGATGCGCACGTAGGGGTAGCTCTTGTCGTCGCGCAGCTGGATGTTGTAGCGGGGGCTGTACTCCTTGATGAAGTTGTTCTCCGCGACGAGGGCCTCCATCGCGCTCGCCAGCACCAGGTAGTCGAGATCGGCGACGCGCGTGACGAGGAGGGCCGTCTTCGGATCGCGCTGGCGCCGCTCCTGGAAGTAGGAGCGCACGCGCGTGGACAGGTTCTTCGCCTTGCCGACGTAGATGACCTTCCCGCGGGCATCCTTGAAGAGATAGACGCCCGGCGCGGTGGGCAGCCGCTCGAGCTTGCGCTGCAAGCTCTCCGGCGGCGGACCGGCTTTGGTGGGCGCTGTCATGCTCCGGCTGACTCCCGTGGCGCGGGGGCGGCGACGGCCGCCCCGGCGGCGGCCGCCCGCGGAATCTAGCCCGGAAAGCGTGACAGGACAAGGGGTTTCCCCCTTGACAGGCCGGCGGTCCCTTGCTAGATTGGCGCCCTTGTCCCGCGAGCGAAGGAGAGCCAAGGCCGATGCCTCATCACAAGTCCTGCAAGAAGCGCCTGA
This region of bacterium genomic DNA includes:
- the uvrC gene encoding excinuclease ABC subunit UvrC encodes the protein MTAPTKAGPPPESLQRKLERLPTAPGVYLFKDARGKVIYVGKAKNLSTRVRSYFQERRQRDPKTALLVTRVADLDYLVLASAMEALVAENNFIKEYSPRYNIQLRDDKSYPYVRITLEEELPRVFLTRQMEEGGSLYLGPYTDVGAIRQTLRVLKSLFPIRDCPGDLPAASLTRECLYYHIGRCQAPCTGRQSVAAYREGVEKLRLYLTGRAAQLRELLAGEMERAATGRRYEQAARLRDQLQAIDRLSHRQRTQVYGEGDRDALALARDREDSCGVVLRLREGRLLGAETFHFRTREGESDAAVLSAFFQQYYHRVQQPPAEILLPAAFPAADEALLAQWLSGRRGGTVALRRPQRGLGREILALALENARTKLDESLATAGSRAGRVPAAVFELREALQLDALPRVIEGVDISNTGDREAVAALVSFRDGAPRRSGYRRFRIRTVAGQDDCAAVAEVVERRFRRLAAEGQAPPDLLLIDGGPGQLAAAAGGLAAAGAAAQPLISLAKREELVYRWAGPEAPLALPQNSGALRLLQRVRDEAHRFARGYHRRARGERSLASALDGIAGLGEARRRLLLDQFGSVPAIAAASLGELSALAGIGPALARRIQAGLAAERAPGSPESGSGEAAP